In the genome of Quercus robur chromosome 3, dhQueRobu3.1, whole genome shotgun sequence, one region contains:
- the LOC126717758 gene encoding uncharacterized protein LOC126717758 — protein sequence MSKPMEEDVVKNEEEEFNTGPLSVLMMSVKNNTQVLINCRNNKKLLGRVRAFDRHCNMVLENVREMWTEVPKTGKGKKKAHPVNKDRFISKMFLRGDSVIIVLRNPK from the exons atgag CAAGCCAATGGAGGAAGAT gTTGTTAAGAATGAGGAAGAGGAATTTAACACTGGACCACTTTCTGTGCTGATGATGAGTGTTAAAAACAACACACAG GTCCTTATTAATTGTCGGAATAACAAAAAGCTGTTGGGTCGTGTCAGAGCATTTGATCGGCACTGCAACATGGTTCTTGAAAATGTCAGGGAAATGTGGACTGAG GTACCAAAAACtgggaaaggaaagaaaaaagccCATCCAGTTAACAAGGACAGATTCATCAGTAAGATGTTTCTTCGTGGAGACTCTGTAATCATTGTTCTTAGGAATCCTAAGTGA